One Methanolobus sp. WCC4 DNA segment encodes these proteins:
- a CDS encoding rhodanese-like domain-containing protein, which translates to MIIQQIFTEKVAHSSYILAGDRNCAIIDPRRDVDIYLKMARELGVRITHILETHLHADFISGHLDLAERTGATIYAPEKGNCDFEHVPLKEGDIFSIEDIELQVLETPGHTPEHISYVVVDTARGKEPIALFCGDTIFVGDVGRPDLFPGKAQELASRLYDTLHDKLMELPDFCEIYPAHGAGSLCGRAMASKRSSTIGYEINYNYALEIKDREQFIGSLTNNMPEAPDHFSRCSDVNRIGPEKMKELRNPEPFSNSEFRERIGKAIILDVRSFESFGGQHIPGAYNIDLNSNFPTYSGWLLPPEKDILLVTDNYFQALDACIQLHRIGMDRIAGYLEEGMYGWVTEGLTTGHVPQISASELHERVTEEKELTIVDVRAVSEYEDFHIEGAVNIPVHELRERHVELDRDVDTILICGSGQRSSMGCSILLQKGFSDVRNAAGGMTGYAAAGYGPECPKCVLPWAPFRNIGSDLP; encoded by the coding sequence ATGATCATACAGCAGATATTCACTGAGAAGGTAGCACACAGCTCCTACATACTGGCAGGAGACAGAAACTGTGCCATTATCGATCCCAGAAGGGACGTAGATATATACCTGAAGATGGCCAGAGAACTGGGAGTCAGGATCACACACATACTTGAAACACACCTGCATGCAGATTTCATCTCAGGCCACCTGGACCTTGCAGAGAGGACAGGGGCTACGATCTACGCACCTGAGAAAGGTAATTGTGATTTTGAACACGTGCCATTAAAAGAAGGTGACATCTTTTCGATAGAAGACATTGAACTGCAGGTACTGGAAACTCCTGGCCATACCCCGGAACATATCTCATATGTGGTAGTTGACACTGCCAGAGGAAAAGAGCCCATAGCTCTTTTCTGCGGGGACACCATCTTTGTGGGAGATGTAGGAAGACCTGACCTCTTTCCCGGAAAAGCACAAGAACTTGCATCCAGACTCTACGATACACTACACGACAAGCTCATGGAGCTTCCGGACTTCTGCGAGATATATCCCGCACACGGTGCAGGTTCACTTTGCGGCAGAGCAATGGCATCCAAAAGAAGCAGCACCATTGGATACGAGATCAATTACAACTATGCCCTTGAAATAAAGGACAGGGAGCAGTTCATAGGATCACTGACGAACAATATGCCCGAGGCACCTGACCATTTCAGCAGATGTTCGGACGTAAACCGTATAGGTCCTGAAAAGATGAAAGAACTACGTAACCCTGAACCCTTTAGTAATTCTGAATTCCGTGAGAGGATAGGAAAGGCGATCATACTTGACGTACGAAGTTTCGAGAGCTTTGGCGGACAACATATACCCGGCGCCTACAACATAGACCTTAATTCAAACTTCCCCACATACTCAGGATGGTTATTGCCGCCGGAAAAGGACATACTCCTTGTTACCGATAATTATTTTCAGGCCCTTGATGCATGCATTCAGCTTCACCGCATAGGGATGGACAGGATTGCAGGCTACCTTGAAGAAGGAATGTACGGATGGGTGACCGAAGGACTGACGACAGGACATGTACCACAGATATCAGCGTCGGAACTCCATGAAAGGGTCACTGAAGAAAAAGAGCTGACCATAGTTGATGTCAGGGCAGTCTCCGAATATGAGGATTTCCACATCGAAGGAGCGGTGAATATACCAGTCCATGAACTAAGGGAAAGACACGTCGAGCTTGACAGGGATGTTGATACAATACTCATATGCGGCTCCGGCCAGAGGTCCAGTATGGGATGCAGTATCCTGTTACAAAAAGGATTCTCAGATGTACGGAATGCCGCAGGAGGAATGACGGGATATGCAGCAGCAGGATATGGACCGGAATGTCCTAAGTGCGTACTCCCATGGGCACCTTTCAGAAATATAGGATCAGACCTACCTTAA
- a CDS encoding PGF-pre-PGF domain-containing protein: MRKIAILLLAMLIAVGTIPAASAVATLTVGSISYDNTIVKDESITVTSSITAASVSGTLTVDATLTDNSGMFSVPSPTQQVQFTSDGTKSVSWTVTATSTGTNSAPFTISASGDDGSSTAKTASSALTVKDRPVLTVSSSTDVSSVSAGDNVVISYLVSNSASAGAADATNVKVALSLPGGWSLTSGSTPYTLGTISPAASSAGSWTVTADSPSSSNTFELTVTSTVPGGSVTTSSTVTGPSSSSSSSSSSGGGGGGGGGGGASGEEYENIALKNVEKVYVQKDVRSEYYFSDEENPISKIGFMPVVNAGYTDVTVEVLHDTSALVDSKANGKVYRNMNIWVGKGGWASSETISDPKISFSVERSWLNGNGIDPANIRLMRYTTQWDELDTTQTDEDEEYVHFTASTPGFSPFAIIAVGDDSSGVDYENTGSEETVSEVEEASDSEIEDEESSSKGIPGFEALVLVAMLGMVCIFSRRKDRN, from the coding sequence ATGAGAAAAATAGCCATTCTTTTACTGGCTATGCTGATCGCAGTGGGAACCATTCCTGCTGCCTCGGCTGTTGCCACCCTTACAGTAGGGAGCATTAGCTACGATAATACAATTGTAAAGGACGAGAGTATAACAGTGACATCCAGCATCACCGCAGCAAGTGTCTCAGGCACCCTGACTGTGGATGCGACACTGACAGATAACTCAGGAATGTTCTCGGTCCCAAGCCCGACACAGCAGGTGCAGTTCACTTCAGACGGGACGAAATCCGTTTCCTGGACCGTGACCGCTACTTCAACAGGTACTAACTCCGCACCTTTCACGATATCAGCTTCAGGAGATGACGGAAGCAGTACAGCAAAGACCGCATCCTCTGCACTGACCGTGAAGGACAGGCCTGTGCTGACCGTTTCTTCAAGTACGGACGTCTCATCGGTTTCTGCAGGTGACAATGTCGTCATCAGCTACCTTGTTTCCAACAGTGCCTCTGCAGGTGCTGCAGATGCCACCAACGTGAAAGTGGCACTTTCACTACCAGGCGGATGGAGCCTTACCAGTGGAAGCACGCCATATACCCTTGGAACCATTTCACCGGCAGCATCAAGTGCAGGATCGTGGACCGTAACGGCAGACAGTCCATCTTCATCCAATACCTTTGAGCTTACCGTTACATCCACCGTACCCGGAGGAAGTGTAACCACAAGTTCCACAGTAACAGGTCCGTCTTCAAGCTCCAGCTCCAGTTCAAGCTCCGGCGGTGGCGGTGGCGGAGGAGGAGGTGGCGGTGCCTCCGGTGAAGAGTATGAGAATATAGCCCTGAAGAACGTTGAAAAGGTCTATGTCCAGAAAGATGTAAGGTCAGAGTATTATTTCTCAGATGAGGAGAACCCTATCAGCAAGATCGGATTCATGCCTGTTGTAAATGCAGGCTACACCGATGTGACTGTAGAGGTGCTTCATGATACATCCGCACTTGTAGATTCCAAAGCGAATGGGAAGGTATACAGGAACATGAACATCTGGGTCGGAAAAGGTGGATGGGCAAGCTCTGAGACCATATCCGATCCGAAGATATCCTTCAGTGTGGAGAGGTCATGGCTCAATGGGAATGGCATCGACCCCGCCAACATCAGGTTGATGAGATACACCACCCAGTGGGATGAACTCGACACCACACAGACCGATGAGGATGAAGAGTATGTACACTTCACAGCCAGTACACCCGGTTTCTCACCGTTTGCAATAATAGCAGTAGGAGATGACTCTTCCGGAGTTGACTATGAAAACACCGGATCAGAGGAAACTGTGAGTGAAGTGGAAGAAGCATCTGATTCTGAGATCGAAGATGAAGAGAGTTCATCAAAAGGAATACCAGGATTCGAAGCTCTGGTGCTTGTTGCAATGCTGGGAATGGTCTGTATCTTCAGCAGAAGGAAGGACAGGAACTGA
- a CDS encoding ATP-binding protein encodes MVKQITVISGKGGTGKTTITSSFAALSESVVIADCDVDAADMHLILQPDVLEVHDFYGLKVASINKEKCIDCGECVSSCRFDAIGRFNVVDPYRCEGCAVCGHVCPENAISMIEKKAGEYYCSVTRFGPLVHAKLGIGEEASGKLVSNVRRRASELAEEMGKDLILIDGPPGTGCSVIASVTGVDLVLVVTEPTISGRHDLERVISVAQHFRIPVVVCINKHDLNLELSQEIYDYCKNNCISVIGKLPYDRSPVGSMMVGKTVVEYCDNKFSQEIRSIWSIIVSTLEDQVN; translated from the coding sequence ATGGTAAAACAGATCACTGTCATCAGTGGGAAAGGTGGGACCGGAAAGACGACCATCACTTCCTCTTTTGCTGCACTTTCTGAGAGTGTAGTTATAGCAGACTGCGATGTCGATGCTGCTGATATGCATTTGATCCTTCAGCCGGATGTTCTTGAGGTACATGACTTCTATGGCCTTAAGGTTGCAAGCATCAACAAGGAGAAATGTATCGATTGCGGTGAATGTGTTTCATCCTGCAGATTCGATGCAATTGGCAGGTTCAATGTCGTTGACCCTTACAGGTGTGAAGGATGTGCGGTCTGTGGGCATGTTTGCCCTGAGAATGCCATTTCCATGATTGAGAAAAAGGCCGGAGAATACTACTGTTCAGTCACACGCTTTGGCCCGCTGGTCCATGCAAAGCTGGGAATTGGTGAAGAGGCAAGTGGTAAGCTCGTATCGAATGTAAGGCGCAGGGCTTCAGAGCTTGCAGAGGAGATGGGCAAGGACCTTATTCTTATTGATGGTCCTCCGGGTACCGGCTGTTCTGTGATAGCCTCAGTAACTGGTGTGGACCTTGTTCTTGTTGTCACGGAGCCAACGATATCCGGGAGGCATGATCTTGAACGGGTGATCAGTGTGGCACAACATTTCAGGATACCTGTTGTTGTTTGCATCAACAAACATGACCTTAATTTGGAACTTTCTCAGGAGATATACGATTATTGTAAAAACAATTGTATCTCTGTCATAGGCAAACTTCCATATGACAGGAGTCCTGTTGGATCAATGATGGTTGGAAAGACCGTTGTTGAGTATTGTGATAATAAATTCTCTCAGGAAATAAGGTCTATCTGGTCGATTATAGTGTCAACACTGGAAGACCAGGTCAATTAA
- a CDS encoding ATP-binding protein, translated as MRIAIASGKGGTGKTTVAVNLALALGSAQLLDCDVEEPNCNLFLGFDMEKQEDVFLPYPVIDQHKCTLCGRCADICQFNAIASLSKSIMLFPKLCHGCGGCSLICCEGAILEKVRSIGTIEKGIDDSFNIELLHGILNISEPMASPVIRQLQEHIDDSTVVIIDSPPGTACPVIAAVADMDYCVLVTEPTPFGLNDLVLAVDVVRQIGIPFGVVINRHGIGDDAVEEYCHAENIPILLKIPFGRDIAVLYSKGIPFVKEMPEWGSNFRDMYRNICGCISSESGV; from the coding sequence ATGAGAATAGCTATCGCAAGCGGAAAGGGTGGTACCGGCAAAACGACTGTTGCCGTCAACCTTGCCCTTGCGCTCGGAAGTGCTCAGCTGCTGGATTGCGATGTTGAAGAACCTAATTGCAATCTTTTCCTTGGTTTTGATATGGAAAAGCAGGAAGACGTGTTTTTGCCATATCCTGTGATCGATCAGCACAAATGTACTCTCTGTGGCAGATGTGCAGATATCTGCCAGTTCAATGCGATAGCCAGCCTCTCCAAAAGTATAATGCTATTCCCTAAACTTTGCCACGGCTGTGGTGGGTGTTCTCTTATTTGTTGCGAGGGTGCTATTCTGGAAAAGGTACGTTCAATAGGTACTATTGAAAAGGGAATCGATGATAGTTTTAATATTGAACTACTTCATGGCATCCTTAATATCAGTGAACCAATGGCATCTCCTGTCATAAGGCAGTTGCAGGAACATATCGATGACAGTACGGTTGTGATAATTGACTCTCCTCCGGGGACTGCATGTCCTGTCATAGCAGCCGTTGCTGACATGGATTATTGTGTACTTGTAACCGAACCAACGCCTTTTGGTCTTAATGACCTTGTTCTTGCAGTGGATGTTGTGAGGCAGATAGGCATTCCTTTCGGGGTGGTTATAAACAGGCATGGTATTGGTGATGATGCTGTGGAGGAATATTGTCATGCAGAGAACATTCCCATCCTCCTGAAAATTCCGTTTGGGCGGGATATTGCCGTACTCTACTCAAAAGGGATTCCTTTTGTAAAGGAAATGCCTGAATGGGGCAGTAATTTTCGTGATATGTATCGAAACATATGTGGATGTATCTCTTCCGAAAGTGGTGTCTGA